A genomic segment from Desulfurella amilsii encodes:
- the purD gene encoding phosphoribosylamine--glycine ligase: MNVLVIGNGAREHAIIYKLAQSSLCEKIYCAKGNAGTLKLATNVDISPLDFEAIVEFCKQNSIEFVVVGPEEPLANGIVDYLNDFGISAFGPTKKAAMLESSKSFCKNLCKKYAIPTAAYEVFDNFDKAFEYIKDAKYPLVIKADGLAAGKGVVIAHEGKEALMHLQDCFNNKKFGQAGNRVVIEEFLEGEELSYMVFCDGENFVPMLASQDHKRVFDGDLGPNTGGMGAYAKAPIVNEIEDDCKRIIKQTIYALESEGIDYRGVLYAGLMVVDKKPYVLEYNCRFGDPETQVVLPLLKSDLLDIMIKCTNSNLNDYKIAFENRFAVSVVLASKGYPVSSEKDKPIFGLDDVGDALVFHAGTYKKDGKIFTNGGRVLNIVALDADFRKAIKKAYEAVGKVNFDGMHFRRDIGKKALKYL; encoded by the coding sequence GTGAAAAAATTTACTGCGCAAAAGGCAATGCTGGCACATTAAAACTTGCTACAAACGTAGATATTTCACCTTTAGATTTTGAGGCTATAGTTGAATTTTGTAAGCAAAACTCCATTGAGTTTGTTGTAGTTGGTCCAGAAGAGCCTTTGGCAAATGGTATAGTGGATTATTTAAACGATTTTGGCATATCTGCCTTCGGTCCTACAAAAAAAGCTGCAATGCTGGAATCAAGCAAGTCTTTTTGCAAAAATCTATGCAAAAAGTACGCAATACCCACAGCCGCTTATGAAGTGTTCGATAATTTTGATAAAGCTTTTGAGTATATAAAGGATGCAAAATATCCATTGGTTATAAAGGCAGATGGTTTGGCTGCAGGAAAGGGTGTGGTTATTGCCCATGAAGGAAAAGAAGCTTTAATGCACCTGCAAGATTGCTTTAACAATAAAAAATTTGGCCAAGCTGGTAATAGGGTTGTTATAGAAGAATTTTTAGAGGGAGAAGAGCTATCGTATATGGTTTTTTGCGATGGGGAAAATTTTGTTCCTATGCTAGCATCGCAGGATCACAAGAGGGTTTTTGATGGTGATTTAGGTCCAAATACAGGCGGTATGGGTGCATACGCAAAAGCCCCGATTGTAAATGAAATTGAAGATGATTGCAAGAGGATTATAAAGCAAACAATATATGCTCTAGAAAGCGAAGGTATAGATTATAGGGGCGTTTTATACGCAGGCCTTATGGTTGTGGATAAAAAGCCTTATGTGCTAGAGTATAATTGCCGCTTTGGCGACCCAGAAACTCAGGTGGTGTTGCCGCTTTTAAAGAGCGATCTTTTAGATATTATGATTAAATGCACAAACTCAAACCTAAATGATTACAAAATTGCATTTGAGAATCGATTTGCAGTAAGCGTTGTGCTTGCAAGTAAAGGATATCCCGTATCCAGCGAGAAAGATAAGCCAATATTTGGTTTAGATGATGTAGGCGATGCGCTTGTATTTCATGCTGGCACATACAAAAAAGATGGTAAAATTTTTACAAATGGTGGCAGGGTATTAAATATTGTAGCACTAGATGCAGATTTTAGGAAAGCTATAAAAAAGGCTTATGAAGCGGTTGGTAAGGTTAATTTTGATGGTATGCATTTTAGGCGAGATATTGGCAAAAAAGCCTTAAAATACCTGTAG
- the purE gene encoding 5-(carboxyamino)imidazole ribonucleotide mutase, translating to MKVAIISGSKSDENIIYEAKKTLEEFDIEYKVYIASAHRSPEYVKEIVQKVNSEFDCIIAIAGLSAALPGFVASYSILPVVGVPVDSEMFGLDALLSITQMPKGVPVASMGIGKKGAHNAALFIARMFANQDETLKQKLLEYIKKEEENIRKINEEL from the coding sequence ATGAAAGTAGCAATTATATCTGGTAGCAAGAGTGATGAGAATATTATTTACGAAGCCAAAAAAACATTGGAAGAATTTGATATCGAATACAAAGTTTACATTGCAAGCGCCCACAGAAGTCCAGAGTACGTGAAAGAGATTGTTCAAAAAGTAAATAGTGAGTTTGATTGTATAATTGCTATAGCTGGGCTTTCTGCTGCATTGCCTGGTTTTGTTGCTTCTTATTCAATTTTGCCTGTAGTTGGCGTGCCTGTTGATAGTGAGATGTTTGGGCTTGACGCGTTGCTTTCTATTACACAAATGCCAAAGGGCGTGCCTGTTGCTTCTATGGGTATTGGCAAAAAAGGTGCCCACAATGCGGCATTATTTATAGCAAGGATGTTTGCCAATCAAGACGAAACCCTTAAACAAAAATTGCTTGAGTATATCAAAAAAGAAGAGGAAAATATTCGTAAAATAAACGAAGAACTATAA
- the tgt gene encoding tRNA guanosine(34) transglycosylase Tgt, whose translation MDFKCLKIDNGARSSLLQLKNTIKLPVFMPVGTQGIVKALLPDMLTSIGYKLMLSNTYHLYLRPGIEIIEAFGGLHKFANFNGSILTDSGGFQVFSLSDLRKVAIEGVRFKSHIDGSYHFFTPEKVLDLQFRFKSDIAMVLDECPAYGLDKSATEKSLNITLNWAKRSSVIERPKDTAVFGIVQGGIFEDLRKKSALEISDMNFDGIAIGGLSVGEPLQQMYDTVAFTIEHLPKDKPRYAMGVGRPEDIITLVGFGIDMFDCVMPTRNARNGYLFTDFGNINIKNAIYAKDKSPIDEHCNCYTCKNFSRGFLRHLYKAKELSFYTLATIHNLTYYYNLIQSIKDAIKKGEFEQFAKSFLEKRRYGNS comes from the coding sequence ATGGATTTTAAATGTTTAAAGATTGATAATGGTGCAAGGTCATCTCTACTACAACTCAAAAACACAATTAAATTGCCTGTTTTCATGCCGGTTGGTACACAAGGTATTGTGAAAGCGCTTTTACCTGATATGTTAACTAGTATTGGGTATAAACTTATGCTGTCAAATACCTATCATTTATATTTAAGGCCAGGCATTGAGATAATTGAGGCTTTCGGAGGATTGCATAAATTTGCAAACTTTAACGGCTCAATTTTAACAGATAGTGGTGGTTTTCAGGTTTTTAGCTTATCAGATTTAAGAAAGGTAGCTATAGAAGGCGTGCGCTTTAAATCGCATATTGATGGTTCTTATCACTTTTTTACACCAGAAAAAGTACTAGATTTGCAGTTTAGGTTTAAAAGTGACATAGCTATGGTGCTTGATGAATGTCCAGCCTACGGCCTTGATAAAAGCGCGACAGAAAAATCGCTCAATATCACTCTAAACTGGGCAAAGCGCTCATCTGTCATCGAAAGGCCAAAAGATACAGCTGTCTTTGGCATAGTGCAAGGCGGTATTTTTGAAGATTTAAGAAAAAAAAGCGCGCTTGAGATTTCAGATATGAACTTTGACGGCATTGCAATAGGTGGCCTAAGCGTAGGCGAGCCACTGCAGCAAATGTATGATACTGTGGCTTTTACAATAGAGCATTTACCCAAAGATAAGCCTAGATATGCGATGGGTGTAGGCAGGCCAGAAGATATAATAACACTTGTTGGCTTTGGTATAGATATGTTTGATTGTGTTATGCCTACAAGAAATGCAAGAAACGGTTATTTATTTACGGATTTTGGGAATATAAATATTAAAAACGCCATTTATGCAAAGGATAAATCGCCCATAGATGAGCATTGCAATTGCTATACATGCAAAAATTTTTCAAGGGGTTTTTTAAGACACCTGTATAAGGCTAAAGAGTTAAGTTTTTACACGCTTGCAACAATCCATAATTTAACGTATTATTACAATTTGATCCAAAGCATCAAAGATGCGATAAAAAAAGGCGAATTTGAACAATTTGCCAAAAGTTTTTTAGAAAAGAGGCGCTATGGAAATAGTTGA